The Primulina tabacum isolate GXHZ01 unplaced genomic scaffold, ASM2559414v2 Contig396, whole genome shotgun sequence genome has a window encoding:
- the LOC142534158 gene encoding protein NARROW LEAF 1-like, with translation MDQAGMVLRVHHSGSAKSEESAFDLERNYCDNLNLPEASATASQGFATGCQPSENNAAYFSWPAPNSLTDAAEVRLLYFGNLQKGVLPETHGRWPTGLRASTLLELMTIRAFHSKLLRCFSLGTAIGFRIRRGALTDIPAILVFVARKVHRQWLSSAHCLPAALEGPGGVWCDVDVVEFSYYGTPAAPPKEQLCTELVDGFGGSDPWIGSGSQVASQETYGTLGAIVKSRTGNREVGFLTNRHVAVDLDYPSQKMFHPLPPSLGPGVYLGAVERATSFVADDIWYGTFAGTNPETFVRADGAFIPFAEDFNMSNVTTLVKGAGEIADVHIIDLQSPIDSVVGRPVVKVGRSSGLTTGTIVAYALEYNDEKGMCFFTDFLIVGENQRSFDLEGDSGSLVLLTGQNGEKHRPVGIIWGGTANRGRLKLKAGQPPENWTSGVDLGRLLDLLELDIITSPEGLQAALRERRNASATGFHSSLRESAPLEWNTTTTSKDKSEENFVSSIVQRASADICSGLELLPPCSHDEFRIKGGCDVAPPSIEHQFMPSFSCESLAYPNLGRENLVGLGNLSVLKNTSEGKISVSLKLDEPEPKRRKQSTSVGGH, from the exons ATGGATCAGGCTGGAATGGTTTTGAGAGTTCATCATTCTGGTTCTGCTAAATCTGAGGAATCAGCTTTCGATTTGGAAAGGAATTACTGCGACAATCTGAATCTTCCTGAAGCAAGTGCAACTGCGTCGCAAGGCTTTGCAACAGGTTGTCAGCCATCTGAGAACAATGCTGCTTACTTTTCATGGCCAGCTCCCAACAGCTTAACCGATGCTGCTGAAGTTAGATTGCTCTACTTTGGGAATCTTCAAAAGGGAGTTCTACCTGAAACTCATGGTCGATGGCCCACTGGCTTGCGGGCTAGCACCTTGCTTGAACTGATGACAATCAGGGCATTTCATAGCAAACTTTTACGGTGCTTTAGTCTTGGAACAGCAATTGGTTTTCGGATTAGAAGGGGTGCGCTGACTGATATACCAGCTATACTTGTATTTGTTGCCAGAAAAGTTCACAGGCAGTGGCTCAGCTCTGCCCACTGTCTACCTGCTGCTCTTGAG GGACCTGGAGGTGTTTGGTgtgatgttgatgttgttgaaTTCTCTTATTATGGAACACCAGCAGCCCCTCCAAAGGAACAACTGTGCACAGAACTTGTTGATGGCTTCGGTGGAAGTGATCCATGGATTGGATCTGGTTCCCAG GTCGCAAGCCAAGAAACTTATGGGACATTAGGTGCTATAGTCAAAAGCCGGACAGGAAATAGGGAGGTTGGTTTTCTCACTAATCGGCACGTGGCTGTTGATCTTGATTACCCAAGCCAGAAAATGTTTCATCCATTGCCACCAAGTCTTGGGCCAGGGGTGTATTTAGGTGCAGTGGAAAGGGCTACATCATTCGTAGCTGATGATATCTGGTACGGCACTTTTGCTGGAACAAATCCAG AAACATTTGTTCGAGCAGATGGGGCTTTCATTCCTTTTGCGGAGGATTTTAACATGTCAAACGTTACGACACTAGTTAAAGGTGCAGGTGAAATTGCTGATGTCCACATAATAGATTTGCAGTCTCCTATAGATAGTGTAGTTGGGAGGCCGGTGGTGAAAGTTGGAAGAAGCTCTGGCTTGACTACTGGGACTATAGTGGCTTATGCTTTAGAATACAATGATGAAAAAGGAATGTGTTTCTTCACAGATTTTCTCATTGTAGGCGAGAATCAACGGTCTTTTGACCTTGAAGGCGACAGTGGAAGCCTCGTCTTATTGACAGGTCAGAACGGTGAAAAACACCGGCCTGTAGGAATCATTTGGGGTGGGACAGCCAATCGAGGCCGACTGAAATTGAAGGCCGGCCAACCTCCAGAGAATTGGACCAGTGGAGTTGATTTAGGACGTCTTCTTGATCTTCTTGAACTTGATATCATCACAAGTCCAGAAGGGCTTCAAG CTGCATTACGGGAGCGGAGAAATGCATCTGCAACAGGATTTCATTCCTCTCTCAGAGAATCTGCACCACTCGAGTGGAACACCACTACTACCTCAAAAGATAAATCAGAAGAGAACTTTGTTTCAAGTATTGTGCAAAGAGCCTCTGCTGATATCTGTTCTGGTCTGGAGTTACTGCCACCATGCAGCCATGATGAGTTTCGTATCAAGGGTGGTTGTGATGTAGCTCCTCCGAGTATAGAGCACCAGTTCATGCCGAGCTTTTCATGTGAATCTTTGGCATATCCAAATCTTGGAAGAGAAAACCTGGTTGGACTGGGGAACCTTTCTGTGCTGAAAAACACGTCCGAAGGTAAAATTTCTGTTTCTTTGAAGTTAGATGAACCAGAACCAAAGAGAAGGAAGCAATCAACTTCTGTGGGTGGGCACTAG
- the LOC142534163 gene encoding UPF0496 protein At3g49070-like, which produces MKIRFCAIIRKLFACGAAQMDNPDPINMDLREEYANAFRTESYNEFWMRVLSLNKGDNLTTLASVGSTSADRLPSYRMFVEQLLDPDQPNVARILGLTRTRKDDFSLYFSVTADASHLCGLLLKDLDHIRNEYQSIKNGSYPKTNQFTRSNPFGQSAPSSTRFRAVQDDCSSLLTQLESLRNETRSKIRLKKLKRGSAVVLVALTASLIVIVATHAFGILAAAPGIIAASFELISVAKMSRLSAQLDVAAKGTYILIRELDTIGRLVARLNNELEHVDALMQLWLERGNDRLQASGEVVSQLQKNEQIFIEQMDELEEHLYLGFMTINRVRNLAIQEILKMES; this is translated from the exons ATGAAGATTAGATTTTGTGCTATTATCAGAAAGTTGTTTGCCTGCGGGG CGGCCCAAATGGATAATCCGGATCCGATAAATATGGACCTTCGAGAAGAGTATGCTAATGCCTTTCGAACCGAATCATACAATGAATTTTGGATGCGGGTCCTATCCTTGAATAAAGGGGATAATCTCACCACCCTCGCGAGTGTGGGCTCCACGTCAGCGGATCGGCTTCCTTCTTACCGGATGTTCGTGGAGCAACTCTTGGATCCGGATCAACCCAATGTCGCTCGAATTTTGGGActgacccgaacccgaaaagACGATTTCTCCCTCTATTTTTCCGTCACAGCTGATGCCTCACACTTGTGTGGACTACTCCTTAAAGACCTGGACCATATACGAAACGAATACCAATCCATTAAAAACGGGTCATACCCGAAAACAAACCAGTTCACACGATCCAACCCCTTCGGACAATCAGCTCCATCTTCGACCCGTTTTCGAGCCGTGCAAGACGATTGTTCCAGCCTGCTCACACAGCTCGAGTCACTGCGCAACGAGACACGGTCCAAGATTAGGCTCAAGAAGCTTAAACGCGGCTCTGCCGTTGTTCTCGTGGCTCTCACGGCTTCGCTGATTGTGATTGTTGCGACTCATGCGTTCGGGATATTAGCGGCTGCGCCTGGAATTATAGCTGCCTCCTTCGAGCTGATTTCAGTAGCCAAGATGTCTAGGTTGTCAGCTCAGCTCGATGTCGCGGCTAAAGGGACTTACATACTGATTCGGGAACTGGACACCATTGGCCGGCTTGTGGCTCGTCTAAATAACGAGCTGGAACACGTGGATGCTTTGATGCAGCTTTGGCTCGAAAGAGGGAACGATCGTCTGCAAGCCAGTGGGGAAGTGGTGAGCCAGCTACAGAAAAACGAACAGATTTTCATTGAGCAGATGGATGAATTGGAAGAACATTTGTACTTAGGTTTCATGACTATTAACAGGGTTAGAAATCTAGCAATACAGGAAATCCTGAAGATGGAATCATAG